From Rattus rattus isolate New Zealand chromosome 17, Rrattus_CSIRO_v1, whole genome shotgun sequence, the proteins below share one genomic window:
- the Def8 gene encoding differentially expressed in FDCP 8 homolog, translated as MEYDEKLVRFRQAHLNPFNKHLGPRHHEQEPNEKAQEVTSEDTLPELPAGEPEFCYSERMMDLGLSEDHFSRPVGLFLASDVQQLRQAIEECKQVILELPEQSEKQKDAVVRLIHLRLKLQELKDPNEEEPNIQVLLEHRFYKEKSKSVKQTCDKCNTIIWGLIQTWYTCTGCYYRCHSKCLNLISRPCVSSKVSHQAEYELNICPETGLDSQDYRCAECRAPISLRGVPSEARQCDYTGQYYCSHCHWNDLAVIPARVVHNWDFEPRKVSRCSMRYLALMVSRPVLRLREINPLLFNYVEELVEIRKLRQDILLMKPYFITCKEAMEARLLLQLQDRQHFVENDEMYSIQDLLEVHMGRLSCSLTEIHTLFAKHIKLDCERCQAKGFVCELCKEGDVLFPFDSHTSVCNDCSAVFHRDCYYDNSTTCPKCARLTLRKQSLFQEPGLDVDA; from the exons ACACTCTGCCTGAGCTGCCCGCAGGGGAGCCTGAGTTCTGCTACTCCGAGCGCATGATGGATCTTGGCCTGTCTGAGGACCACTTTTCCCGCCCTGTG GGTCTCTTCCTGGCCTCTGATGTCCAGCAGCTGCGGCAGGCGATCGAAGAATGCAAGCAGGTGATTCTAGAGCTGCCCGAGCagtcagagaagcagaaagacgCCGTGGTGAGGCTGATCCACCTCCGGCTGAAGCTCCAGGAGCTGAAG GACCCCAATGAGGAGGAACCCAACATCCAGGTTCTCCTAGAGCATCGCTTCTACAAGGAGAAGAGCAAGAGCGTCAAACAAACCTGCGACAAGTGCAATACCATCATCTGGGGCCTCATCCAGACCTGGTACACCTGCACAG GGTGTTATTACCGCTGCCACAGCAAGTGCTTGAACCTCATCTCCAGACCATGTGTCAGCTCCAAGGTCAGTCACCAGGCTGAGTACGAGCTGAACATCTGCCCCGAGACTGGgctggacagccaggactaccgCTGCGCGGAGTGCCGCGCTCCCATCTCTCTCC GAGGTGTGCCTAGTGAAGCCCGGCAGTGTGACTACACCGGCCAGTACTACTGCAGCCACTGCCACTGGAACGACTTGGCCGTTATCCCTGCCAGAGTAGTACACAACTGGGACTTTGAACCACGCAAG GTGTCCCGTTGCAGCATGCGTTACTTGGCACTGATGGTGTCTCGGCCAGTGCTCCGGCTCCGGGAGATTAACCCCTTGCTGTTTAACTATGTGGAAGAACTGGTGGAGATCCGG AAGCTGCGCCAGGACATCCTGCTCATGAAGCCATACTTTATCACCTGCAAGGAGGCCATGGAGGCACGACTGCTGCTGCAG CTCCAAGACCGACAGCATTTTGTGGAGAACGATGAGATGTACTCCATCCAGGACCTCTTGGAGGTGCACATGGGTCGCCTCAGCTGCTCGCTAACTGAGATCCACACGCTCTTCGCCAAGCACATCAAACTAGACTGTGAG CGGTGCCAAGCCAAGGGGTTCGTCTGCGAACTCTGCAAAGAAGGTGACGTGCTGTTCCCGTTCGACAGCCATACATCTGTGTGCAACGACTGTTCAGCTGTCTTCCacag GGACTGTTACTACGACAACTCGACCACGTGCCCCAAGTGTGCCCGACTCACCTTGAGAAAGCAGTCGCTATTCCAGGAGCCTGGTCTGGACGTGGATGCCTAG